Proteins encoded by one window of Bacillus sp. DTU_2020_1000418_1_SI_GHA_SEK_038:
- a CDS encoding PP2C family protein-serine/threonine phosphatase: MIILVLGVYFPFRSCTSMKRQITLKSDPITKIPLPFTVVPGNAQHIGSRTEQQDAFAFSDIHDHPFINKFGVLAVLADGMGGLIGGKEASNLAVQTFTNHYITSFEMDSIPEKLIFAVKEANEAVKAFAVENGVEGGMGTTLIATVIFKDQLYWLSVGDSRIYLHRNDTVKQLTTDHIYAKELDEKVAAGLISREEAKYDPQRESLTSFLGLDVIEELDVSVDPIPLEKGDSVILCSDGLYGSVSNEEMIDICRSFSTQEAAENFIEYVLKKQKPHQDNATVAILNLR, from the coding sequence TTGATCATATTAGTTTTGGGTGTGTATTTTCCATTTCGGTCCTGCACTTCAATGAAGCGACAAATAACACTAAAATCTGATCCGATAACGAAAATACCTTTGCCCTTTACTGTAGTGCCTGGAAATGCTCAGCATATTGGCAGCAGGACAGAACAGCAGGATGCATTTGCATTTTCTGATATCCATGATCATCCATTCATCAATAAGTTTGGGGTTCTCGCGGTTTTAGCAGATGGGATGGGGGGATTAATAGGCGGTAAGGAAGCGAGCAACCTGGCTGTACAAACGTTCACCAATCATTATATAACATCGTTTGAAATGGATTCTATACCAGAAAAATTGATATTTGCGGTTAAGGAAGCGAATGAAGCTGTTAAAGCCTTTGCCGTTGAGAATGGGGTAGAAGGAGGAATGGGGACGACACTCATTGCCACTGTCATATTCAAAGATCAATTGTATTGGTTATCTGTTGGAGATAGCCGAATTTATTTACACAGAAATGATACTGTAAAGCAGCTGACAACAGATCATATTTATGCTAAAGAGCTAGATGAAAAAGTGGCTGCTGGACTAATCTCAAGGGAGGAGGCTAAATATGATCCCCAAAGAGAAAGCCTAACGAGCTTTCTAGGTTTAGATGTAATCGAGGAATTAGATGTTTCCGTGGATCCAATTCCTTTGGAGAAGGGAGACTCCGTTATCCTTTGCAGTGACGGGCTATATGGATCTGTTTCAAATGAAGAGATGATCGATATATGCAGATCGTTTTCCACGCAAGAAGCAGCGGAAAATTTTATTGAATACGTTCTAAAGAAACAAAAACCTCATCAGGACAACGCGACAGTAGCCATTTTGAACTTAAGATAG
- a CDS encoding DUF2085 domain-containing protein, which translates to MISIIEQITFFIGKAICHQLPERTFEMEGHYFPVCARDAGIYFGIFSSLMFITVKKRYRNITIPNKKNSFILLLFLLPLVVDGFGSYLGVYSTTNLIRVITGIFFGSALPFFLIPLIINPSSEKKVIPIIKNIHEMFIPLFIAAASVSLTFHSLLAFTILQLLIIVTLIFWISLIFYLIFSRLSNHYLSISLSLASSVMALSVMSYTHSLIRPLYLQNLL; encoded by the coding sequence ATGATTTCAATTATTGAACAAATTACATTTTTCATTGGAAAAGCCATCTGTCATCAGCTTCCTGAACGTACATTCGAAATGGAGGGACATTATTTTCCTGTCTGTGCTCGAGATGCAGGAATTTATTTCGGCATTTTTAGTTCGCTCATGTTTATCACTGTGAAGAAAAGGTATAGGAATATAACCATCCCTAATAAAAAAAACAGCTTTATTCTGTTACTCTTTCTGTTGCCTTTAGTAGTTGACGGATTTGGATCTTACTTAGGTGTATATTCAACTACTAACTTAATTCGTGTAATAACTGGAATCTTTTTTGGCAGTGCTTTGCCTTTTTTTCTAATCCCCCTAATTATTAATCCTTCATCTGAAAAAAAGGTTATCCCTATCATAAAAAATATTCATGAAATGTTTATTCCCCTCTTTATAGCAGCAGCTTCCGTTTCCTTAACTTTCCATTCCCTTTTAGCATTTACGATTCTCCAACTGTTAATAATTGTGACACTTATTTTTTGGATTTCATTAATCTTTTATTTAATCTTTAGCCGTCTTAGCAATCACTATCTATCAATTAGTTTATCACTGGCCAGCAGTGTAATGGCGCTTAGTGTCATGTCCTATACACATAGTTTAATACGCCCTTTGTATTTACAAAATCTTCTTTAG
- a CDS encoding undecaprenyl-diphosphatase — MDYKIFKTINQLSGRCYPIDLLMILISKRIRYLFIFVLITMWFRNSSNKIASRNAVISAGITTLINIFIKLFYFKQRPFIKRRVGILIASKLDSSFPSKHTLLVFAISTSIFIYERFIGSIMWILSVLTGLSRIWVGHHYPSDIIGSALLGTITSILIDKATRCVNYFARP, encoded by the coding sequence ATGGATTACAAAATATTTAAGACAATTAATCAGCTTTCTGGCCGCTGTTACCCAATTGATTTGCTTATGATATTGATATCAAAAAGAATTCGTTATTTGTTTATATTTGTTTTGATTACTATGTGGTTTAGAAATAGTTCCAACAAAATAGCATCTCGTAATGCAGTGATATCTGCAGGGATTACAACGTTAATAAACATATTTATAAAGCTGTTTTATTTTAAGCAACGTCCATTTATTAAGCGGAGGGTTGGAATTCTTATTGCCTCCAAATTAGATTCATCTTTTCCAAGCAAACATACCTTGCTAGTGTTCGCAATTTCCACTTCCATATTTATTTATGAACGTTTCATTGGTTCGATCATGTGGATATTATCTGTTTTAACTGGCCTTTCACGTATATGGGTTGGGCATCATTATCCTTCTGATATTATTGGAAGTGCCCTCTTAGGTACCATAACAAGTATCCTTATAGATAAAGCTACTCGATGTGTAAATTATTTTGCCCGTCCATAA
- a CDS encoding FAD-dependent oxidoreductase, translated as MKSYIIIGAGILGSSTAYHLAKAGAEVLLVDRQDRGQATDAAAGIVCPWLTQRRNKAWYMLAKIGAKYYSSLISQLEADGETETGYKRVGAISLHGDENKLKKMQERAFKRLEDAPEIGEITLLSNKETKEKFPPLADEYSSVHISGAARVNGGALCQSLINAAKNHGASFMHGNAELQFNEKIVTGIKVNGETFLADQVIVTAGAWANELLKPLGINFLVSPQKAQIVHLRMAETDTSEWPVIMPPNNQYILAFDGGRVVIGATHEDDKGFDHRVTAGGLNEIFSKASAVAPGLSDSEVLETRVGFRPFTPGFLPVIGILPNYKGILIANGLGASGLTVGPYLGGELAKLALGHPLEIDLSLYDVAGAIGK; from the coding sequence ATGAAATCTTATATTATTATTGGAGCCGGTATATTAGGTTCATCAACCGCCTATCATCTTGCAAAGGCAGGTGCTGAAGTCTTACTGGTTGATCGCCAAGACCGTGGACAAGCAACCGATGCGGCAGCTGGAATTGTTTGTCCATGGCTTACACAACGGAGGAATAAAGCTTGGTATATGCTGGCAAAAATCGGGGCGAAATATTATTCTTCATTAATAAGTCAATTGGAAGCTGATGGGGAAACAGAAACCGGCTACAAAAGGGTTGGTGCCATCAGCCTGCATGGAGATGAAAATAAGCTGAAAAAAATGCAGGAAAGAGCATTCAAACGTCTGGAGGACGCACCAGAGATAGGGGAAATTACATTATTATCTAATAAGGAAACAAAGGAGAAGTTTCCTCCTTTGGCAGACGAGTATTCTTCGGTTCATATAAGTGGTGCTGCTAGGGTAAACGGCGGAGCTCTTTGCCAATCCCTTATTAACGCAGCCAAAAATCACGGAGCTTCGTTTATGCATGGAAATGCAGAATTACAATTTAATGAAAAAATAGTAACTGGTATTAAGGTAAATGGGGAAACATTTCTTGCAGATCAGGTTATCGTAACAGCAGGTGCGTGGGCGAATGAATTATTAAAGCCGCTCGGTATAAACTTTTTAGTTTCACCTCAAAAAGCACAAATCGTTCATCTTCGTATGGCAGAGACTGATACAAGTGAATGGCCCGTTATTATGCCGCCGAATAACCAATATATTTTGGCATTTGATGGCGGCAGAGTAGTAATAGGAGCTACACATGAGGACGATAAAGGCTTCGACCATCGGGTAACAGCAGGTGGTCTAAATGAAATATTTAGTAAAGCATCAGCCGTTGCACCAGGTTTAAGCGATAGCGAGGTGCTTGAAACTAGGGTTGGCTTTCGTCCGTTCACACCTGGATTTCTTCCAGTGATAGGGATATTGCCGAATTATAAGGGAATATTAATTGCTAATGGCCTTGGTGCATCAGGTTTAACAGTGGGTCCTTATTTAGGTGGTGAACTGGCAAAGCTTGCACTTGGCCACCCATTAGAAATTGACCTTTCTCTTTATGATGTAGCTGGTGCAATAGGTAAATAA
- a CDS encoding spore germination protein, protein MQSEPADNQSEKLSPALSDMEEILKGYFKNCADFVVRPINVSGDKKILLVYIDGLIDTKSLDEFLLKPIFFKGLPKGLGEIHTFEQVIEQQLLSIAQVKTISTVPELIDGILKANLAIMVDGESSAILADLKGFETRSISEPQTEVSIRGPRDGFTELLRTNTTLLRRRIRSSKLKFESYSIGEFSKTDIEIAYIEGLATDTLLNEVRARLERIQIDGVLESEFIEEFIEDFPFSPFPQIQNTERPDIVAASLLEGRVAILVDNTPFVLIVPMTFWGGLQAVEDYYERFIYTTFIRVIRFTLLNISQFLPSVYVALTTYHPELIPTTLLISVAAAREGVPFPAIVEALIMEIVFEGLREAGIRLPKPVGSAVSIVGALVIGQAAVQAGIVSAPMVIVVATTGIASFAIPRYNFGTAFRMIRFVLLILAGVFGFYGIVFGFIAITIHLVNLRSFGIPYFSPVAPQIPSGLKDVIIRVPKWAYNYRPPFISSMNKMRIPFGQKPSPKQGGKDK, encoded by the coding sequence ATGCAATCTGAGCCTGCCGATAATCAATCTGAAAAGTTAAGCCCAGCTCTATCAGATATGGAGGAAATTTTAAAAGGTTATTTTAAAAATTGCGCTGATTTTGTCGTTCGTCCTATTAATGTTAGTGGGGATAAGAAAATATTGCTCGTTTATATTGACGGATTAATTGATACTAAGAGTCTGGATGAGTTTTTATTAAAGCCGATATTCTTCAAAGGATTGCCCAAAGGTTTAGGTGAGATTCATACTTTTGAACAAGTGATCGAGCAGCAGCTACTCTCAATTGCTCAAGTTAAAACTATTTCGACAGTTCCTGAACTTATTGATGGAATATTAAAGGCAAATCTCGCAATTATGGTAGATGGAGAATCAAGTGCAATCCTTGCAGACTTGAAAGGCTTTGAAACAAGAAGTATTTCTGAGCCTCAAACTGAGGTCAGTATTCGCGGTCCAAGAGATGGTTTTACAGAATTATTGCGAACAAATACGACTCTTCTTCGCAGAAGAATTAGGAGTTCAAAACTTAAATTTGAATCATACTCTATTGGAGAATTTTCAAAAACGGATATCGAAATTGCTTATATTGAGGGGCTTGCTACAGATACTCTCTTGAATGAAGTGCGTGCAAGGTTAGAGCGTATTCAGATTGACGGTGTATTAGAATCAGAGTTCATAGAGGAATTCATTGAGGATTTTCCTTTTTCTCCGTTCCCGCAAATTCAAAATACGGAAAGACCAGATATCGTTGCAGCGAGCCTGTTGGAAGGAAGAGTCGCTATACTAGTAGACAATACCCCTTTTGTTTTGATTGTCCCTATGACTTTTTGGGGTGGCTTGCAAGCTGTTGAGGATTATTACGAACGTTTTATTTATACAACATTCATACGAGTTATTCGTTTTACTTTGTTGAATATTTCACAGTTTCTTCCTTCAGTATATGTCGCTCTTACAACCTATCATCCGGAACTTATTCCTACTACATTGCTCATTAGTGTTGCGGCTGCACGTGAAGGTGTACCGTTTCCTGCTATTGTTGAAGCGCTAATAATGGAGATTGTCTTTGAAGGGCTCAGGGAAGCTGGGATTCGGTTGCCTAAACCAGTTGGTTCAGCGGTAAGTATCGTTGGAGCCCTCGTCATAGGACAAGCAGCTGTACAGGCGGGTATTGTTTCGGCTCCAATGGTTATTGTTGTGGCAACAACAGGGATAGCATCCTTTGCCATCCCTCGCTACAATTTCGGAACCGCCTTTCGAATGATCCGATTCGTTCTGTTAATTTTAGCAGGTGTTTTTGGATTTTACGGAATTGTTTTCGGCTTTATAGCCATTACGATTCATCTAGTCAATCTGCGTTCGTTTGGTATTCCTTATTTCAGCCCAGTCGCGCCACAGATTCCTTCAGGATTGAAGGATGTCATTATAAGAGTACCTAAATGGGCTTATAACTATAGGCCTCCATTCATCTCTAGTATGAATAAAATGCGGATACCATTTGGGCAAAAGCCTAGTCCAAAACAAGGTGGGAAAGACAAATGA
- a CDS encoding Ger(x)C family spore germination protein produces MMRRRIFSYIICFFLIFVSGCWDRKELNDRAIWLATGWDVGEKENIRLSGQIVVPSKMQSQNGGGGGAKEYFTVSATGKNVNDALQNMQTKLSRESFPGHRRVVFFGEEFAKHGLKHQLDANTRGPDVSLRTDIFIVKGGTAIEALNLSYPLEKPPAAATIKVHEEIGGRGDTAFLSFLIAATSDGVRPTVPVVQIGQSQVGDSSGKENASESVLQIAGVAIFNKDLELIGYLNNLENRAMLWVMGILKKLTITVPIKNGNASLIMTKIKSDIVPEISKDNKIKFIVKLTGEGALLENNTDLNLIEPKNIKYMEKKFEERAQKKVQQVIKKVQEEYGTDIFGFGEAIHKKHPHLWKSLKKDWDMHFSDAIVSVKVNLRVKRIGMTGQSILSESESNDEN; encoded by the coding sequence ATGATGAGAAGGCGCATTTTTAGTTATATTATTTGCTTCTTCTTGATTTTTGTATCGGGCTGCTGGGATCGTAAGGAATTAAATGACAGAGCTATTTGGCTTGCAACTGGATGGGATGTTGGAGAAAAAGAAAATATTCGACTCAGTGGACAAATTGTCGTCCCCTCTAAAATGCAATCTCAAAATGGTGGCGGAGGAGGGGCAAAGGAGTATTTTACTGTATCAGCAACAGGAAAAAATGTAAATGATGCCTTACAGAATATGCAAACGAAGCTTTCAAGAGAGTCTTTTCCTGGTCACAGGCGAGTTGTTTTTTTCGGTGAAGAATTTGCAAAACACGGACTAAAACATCAGCTTGATGCTAATACCCGGGGGCCAGATGTCAGTTTGCGAACCGATATTTTTATTGTAAAAGGCGGCACAGCAATAGAAGCTCTAAATCTTTCTTATCCGCTAGAAAAGCCCCCGGCTGCAGCAACAATTAAAGTACATGAAGAAATTGGCGGAAGAGGAGACACGGCGTTTTTGTCCTTCCTTATTGCTGCAACTAGTGATGGTGTACGTCCGACTGTGCCAGTAGTTCAAATTGGACAATCTCAAGTTGGGGATAGCTCCGGAAAAGAAAACGCATCCGAGTCGGTTTTGCAAATAGCTGGGGTGGCTATTTTTAACAAGGACCTTGAATTAATTGGGTATTTGAACAATTTAGAAAACAGGGCCATGCTTTGGGTAATGGGAATCCTCAAAAAATTAACGATTACGGTCCCAATTAAGAACGGGAATGCTAGTTTGATTATGACAAAAATAAAAAGTGATATAGTACCAGAAATAAGCAAAGATAATAAAATAAAATTTATTGTCAAGCTTACAGGGGAAGGAGCTCTTCTGGAAAATAACACCGATTTAAACCTTATTGAACCAAAAAATATTAAGTATATGGAAAAAAAGTTTGAAGAAAGAGCCCAAAAAAAAGTACAGCAAGTTATTAAAAAAGTTCAAGAGGAATACGGAACTGATATATTTGGATTTGGTGAAGCTATTCATAAGAAACATCCGCATTTGTGGAAATCATTAAAAAAGGATTGGGACATGCATTTCTCAGATGCTATTGTCTCTGTAAAAGTAAACCTAAGGGTTAAGAGGATTGGAATGACGGGACAATCCATATTGTCGGAAAGTGAGAGCAACGATGAAAATTAA
- a CDS encoding endospore germination permease encodes MKINGLQIFWLIFTFETGNMLLLTINPLISDAKQDAWISALVAIVPGIIIVLIASKVSLLYPNQTLIEFSKTILGKWIGTIIVMIYFIQWYSVIGNILGEFAEFTILILLPNTPSWILILTMLLLMIYVTYIAGIEGIARCSEVFGPIVLLMVILLFILSIPNMEFRKILPIYSDTGLTTIIKGSLSPLSFLGETVLMMMIISFMDRPKQGPLKAIWGIALSGFLVSTTTLSVIMVFGPEVAKNILFPAFDTIRFISVMNFIQNLEIVAVLIWILSVFIKVSLYFFSASYGTAQLLKIKDWRKAIWFVAIVTFLLGIYQPTITLIGIEYVKEYWVKYVMPVNMVGIPLLLLVVGSIRKRMTNSKNA; translated from the coding sequence ATGAAAATTAATGGTTTGCAAATCTTTTGGCTAATATTCACTTTTGAAACAGGCAATATGCTTCTGCTAACCATTAATCCATTAATAAGTGATGCTAAACAGGACGCTTGGATTTCCGCACTGGTCGCCATCGTCCCAGGGATTATCATCGTTCTAATCGCATCTAAAGTTAGCCTTTTATATCCTAACCAAACGTTAATTGAGTTTAGTAAGACTATTCTAGGAAAATGGATTGGAACCATCATTGTCATGATTTATTTCATTCAATGGTATTCGGTAATCGGAAATATTTTAGGTGAGTTTGCAGAGTTTACCATTTTGATCCTTTTGCCAAATACACCTTCATGGATATTGATTTTGACTATGCTTTTATTAATGATCTATGTAACTTATATAGCGGGAATCGAAGGTATAGCACGCTGCAGCGAAGTATTTGGACCCATTGTGCTCCTTATGGTAATACTATTATTTATTCTTTCAATTCCCAATATGGAATTTCGGAAAATACTGCCTATTTATTCAGATACTGGGCTTACGACAATCATAAAAGGGTCCCTATCTCCGCTCTCATTTCTTGGGGAGACTGTTTTAATGATGATGATCATTTCATTTATGGATCGGCCTAAGCAAGGTCCATTAAAAGCTATATGGGGTATAGCGCTATCAGGATTTTTAGTGAGTACAACGACGCTAAGTGTAATTATGGTATTTGGACCTGAAGTTGCCAAAAATATTCTATTCCCTGCATTTGATACAATTAGGTTCATCAGTGTAATGAACTTTATCCAAAACTTGGAGATTGTTGCCGTATTAATATGGATACTAAGCGTTTTTATTAAGGTATCCTTGTATTTTTTTTCGGCGAGTTACGGAACAGCCCAACTTCTGAAAATAAAGGATTGGCGAAAGGCGATTTGGTTTGTAGCGATTGTTACCTTCCTATTAGGCATTTATCAGCCGACTATCACATTAATTGGCATTGAATACGTGAAGGAATATTGGGTTAAATATGTAATGCCTGTCAATATGGTTGGGATCCCTCTTTTGCTGCTAGTAGTTGGGAGTATACGAAAACGAATGACTAATTCTAAAAATGCATAA
- a CDS encoding HAD family hydrolase produces the protein MIKAVFFDLDDTLLWDQKSVKEAFAATCKLAEERYGLDHNQFEEAVREEARNLYASYETYPFTQMIGINPFEGLWGNFLDDQDDFRKMKEIVPVYRKEAWTRGLKKLGVDDPDFGYELAELFPQERRKSPFVYEETFQVLDKLKEKYQLLLLTNGSPDLQNTKLTITPELTPYFDHIVISGDFGRGKPDPSIFEHSLSLMSLQKDEVIMVGDNLMTDILGANQAGIKSVWINRHDKERNDVIPTYEVKHLEELFEILDVLK, from the coding sequence ATGATAAAAGCAGTTTTTTTCGATTTAGATGATACACTACTTTGGGATCAAAAAAGTGTGAAGGAAGCCTTTGCTGCTACATGTAAATTAGCAGAAGAACGTTATGGATTGGACCATAATCAATTTGAAGAAGCCGTTCGAGAGGAAGCAAGAAATCTTTACGCCAGTTATGAAACTTACCCTTTTACACAAATGATTGGAATTAATCCGTTTGAAGGATTGTGGGGTAATTTTTTAGATGACCAGGATGATTTTCGAAAAATGAAGGAGATTGTTCCCGTTTATCGGAAAGAGGCTTGGACAAGGGGACTTAAAAAGTTAGGAGTTGATGATCCCGACTTTGGATATGAATTAGCAGAACTTTTCCCACAGGAGCGCCGTAAATCTCCGTTTGTTTATGAGGAGACCTTTCAAGTTTTGGATAAGTTAAAGGAAAAGTATCAGCTTTTATTACTTACAAACGGTTCCCCTGATTTACAAAACACTAAATTAACAATTACACCGGAGCTTACTCCTTATTTTGACCATATTGTCATATCAGGCGATTTCGGAAGAGGGAAGCCAGATCCATCCATTTTTGAACATTCACTGTCACTCATGTCCCTGCAAAAGGATGAAGTAATTATGGTAGGGGATAACTTGATGACAGATATTCTTGGTGCCAATCAAGCGGGAATTAAATCAGTTTGGATTAACCGTCATGATAAAGAGCGGAATGACGTCATTCCTACATACGAAGTTAAACATCTGGAAGAGCTGTTTGAAATATTAGATGTGTTAAAATAG
- a CDS encoding DUF438 domain-containing protein has protein sequence MSEVINNREHTIKNTERQTVLKQIFVDLHNGRNVDEVKAHFNAFIGKITIEEITQLQHDLMEEGGIPLDDLQRLYAAHTDIFRGSIEEAESTKKPENEPGHPIHTFIQENHELDKLIKSKVQIHLQQFIQEDTAENVYKLLEDCNLLLDIDKHYSRKENLLFPYLEKYGIYGPTNNMWRIDDFIRDGIKEAKRKLSNYDGNKQEIVNLVHFIMEEVINMIYREEHILFPMALKNLTEDEWVKIAHESDEIGYCLTSPAEEWKPERKQLGENAISEGYIKMETGILSLKQLELLLNHLPVDITFIDQDDVVRYFSHGKERIFARTKAVIGRTVQNCHPPRSVHVVEELLADFKSGRKDTEDFWIKFRDKYVYIRYFAVRDENENYIGTLEFTQNIDPIKAIEGEKRILS, from the coding sequence ATGAGCGAAGTCATTAATAATAGAGAGCATACGATTAAAAATACAGAACGTCAAACCGTTTTAAAACAAATTTTTGTTGATCTACATAACGGAAGAAATGTAGATGAAGTAAAAGCACATTTTAATGCATTTATCGGAAAAATCACCATTGAAGAAATTACTCAGCTCCAGCATGATTTAATGGAGGAGGGTGGAATTCCGCTGGATGATCTGCAGCGCCTGTATGCAGCCCATACTGATATTTTTAGAGGATCTATTGAAGAAGCAGAGAGTACCAAAAAGCCGGAAAATGAACCTGGACATCCTATTCATACATTCATCCAAGAAAATCATGAACTTGATAAGTTAATTAAATCAAAGGTCCAAATACATTTACAACAGTTTATCCAGGAGGATACAGCTGAAAATGTTTACAAACTATTGGAGGATTGCAATCTTTTATTAGATATTGATAAGCATTACAGCCGGAAAGAAAATCTGCTTTTTCCGTATCTTGAAAAGTACGGGATCTACGGTCCGACAAACAATATGTGGAGAATTGATGACTTTATCAGGGATGGCATTAAAGAGGCAAAAAGGAAGCTTTCCAATTATGATGGCAATAAACAGGAAATCGTGAATCTCGTTCATTTTATTATGGAAGAAGTAATCAACATGATCTATAGAGAAGAGCACATCCTGTTCCCAATGGCTTTGAAAAATCTAACTGAGGATGAATGGGTCAAGATTGCACATGAAAGCGATGAAATTGGTTATTGTTTAACTAGTCCTGCGGAGGAATGGAAGCCAGAAAGAAAGCAACTAGGCGAGAATGCCATCTCAGAGGGCTATATTAAAATGGAAACAGGGATATTATCTTTAAAACAGCTAGAGCTGCTTTTAAATCATTTACCTGTCGACATTACATTTATTGACCAAGACGATGTTGTACGCTATTTTTCACATGGAAAAGAGAGAATTTTTGCGAGAACAAAGGCTGTTATCGGCCGTACCGTCCAAAACTGTCATCCGCCAAGAAGCGTTCATGTTGTTGAAGAATTATTAGCAGACTTCAAATCAGGACGGAAGGATACTGAAGATTTCTGGATTAAGTTCCGCGATAAATATGTGTATATTCGATATTTCGCCGTTAGGGATGAAAACGAAAATTATATTGGCACATTGGAATTCACCCAAAATATTGATCCGATAAAAGCGATAGAAGGGGAAAAAAGAATATTATCATAA
- a CDS encoding RDD family protein, with protein sequence MYQDRIGIKTPEYVSLNFQLAGLGSRTAAYIIDQAILTIVNILIVFILFLILSGQSDLLLWAELNSVPVAIAIILLFILNWGYFFAFEYFSGGRTIGKKVLGLRVIQEDGHSITLLSSFIRNFLRIIDSLPANYVLGMMMIFFHSKHKRIGDLVAGTIVVHERKTKKQKKLTPIEKEIEKRGLAKNDLFLEEQVLKTFGVKDWNLVKTYCSRFLHLSEEESIRLTRQIGEIVLPKAGLDTTGKSFQDLENILLVLYLHLRDEWEYEL encoded by the coding sequence ATGTACCAAGACCGTATCGGAATAAAAACTCCAGAATATGTTTCACTAAATTTTCAGCTGGCTGGTCTTGGAAGCAGAACAGCAGCTTACATAATCGATCAGGCCATTTTAACCATTGTGAACATTTTAATTGTATTCATCTTATTTCTAATATTATCTGGACAGTCAGATCTCCTATTATGGGCCGAATTAAATTCTGTCCCTGTTGCGATCGCGATTATTTTACTTTTCATTCTCAATTGGGGGTACTTTTTTGCATTTGAATACTTTTCGGGCGGGCGAACAATTGGCAAGAAAGTATTAGGTCTGCGAGTCATTCAAGAAGATGGTCACAGTATTACTCTGCTATCTAGCTTTATTCGCAATTTCCTCCGTATTATTGATTCACTGCCAGCCAATTATGTTCTTGGCATGATGATGATCTTTTTTCATTCTAAGCATAAGAGAATAGGGGACCTTGTCGCTGGAACGATTGTTGTTCATGAAAGAAAAACTAAAAAGCAAAAGAAGCTAACCCCTATAGAAAAAGAAATTGAAAAACGAGGATTGGCAAAAAATGATCTCTTTCTAGAGGAACAGGTTTTGAAAACATTCGGAGTGAAAGATTGGAACTTAGTTAAAACGTATTGCAGCCGGTTTTTGCATTTATCAGAAGAAGAGAGTATTAGACTAACAAGGCAAATTGGTGAAATAGTACTTCCAAAAGCAGGTTTGGATACAACAGGCAAAAGCTTTCAAGACTTAGAAAATATCCTGCTTGTCCTATATTTACATTTAAGGGACGAATGGGAATATGAATTGTAA